TCCCCATCGAGAGCGTGCGGGCCCTGGAGATCAAGCCCGGTTACGGTTACGTGAGGGTCACCAACTTCCGCGACAAAACCACCGAAGACCTGCAGGCCGCGCTGAAAAAGCTGGAGTCCGCCAAGACCCCGTTGCGGGGCCTGGTGCTGGATCTGCGCAACAACCCCGGCGGGCTGTTGAATCAGGCCGTGGAGGTTTCCGATCTGTTTCTCAAAGAGGGCGTCATCCTCTCAATCCGGGGCCGTCAGAACACCCACACCAAAGTGTTCAAGGCCACCGCCGCCCCCGCTGCCGGCAGGGACTACCCGATGGTGGTGTTGATCAACGGCGGCAGCGCCAGTGCATCGGAAATCGTCGCCGGGGCCCTTCAGGACCACAAACGGGCGCTTATCCTCGGCACGACCTCTTTTGGCAAGGGGTCGGTCCAGACCGTGGAGTCCCTGCGCGACGGTTTCGGGTTGAAATTCACCATCGCCCGCTACTACACGCCCAACGGCCGCTCCATCCAGGCCAAGGGCATCGAACCGGATATCGTGGTGCCGCACCATGTGCCGGAGGAAAAAAGCGCCACGACGGAAGACCGCCTGGTAAAGGAAAAGGACCTTAAAAACCACCTGGAAGAGGAGCCGCCCGGGGATGCGCTGGAAAGCGAAGAGGGGCCCGGTCCGGCCCAAGAGCCCGCACAAGAGGCCCCGGAAATCGAAACCTTGGAGGGCACCTTGACCACCGCAGG
This Desulfobacteraceae bacterium DNA region includes the following protein-coding sequences:
- a CDS encoding S41 family peptidase: MTRKSGRYIRLWLFLAVAVIFWSIGAGFSRDLGASNDETYKGLKLFSDVLELIEKNYVDAVDTTDLIHKAIQGMVQSLDPHSALLPPDAYEELQIDTQGEFTGIGIRITLRNGFVTVISPIEGAPAFKAGIKAQDRIIKVDGEPTTDLRSAVMMMRGPKGTEVVVTIVREGAAGPMDFKLIRDVIPIESVRALEIKPGYGYVRVTNFRDKTTEDLQAALKKLESAKTPLRGLVLDLRNNPGGLLNQAVEVSDLFLKEGVILSIRGRQNTHTKVFKATAAPAAGRDYPMVVLINGGSASASEIVAGALQDHKRALILGTTSFGKGSVQTVESLRDGFGLKFTIARYYTPNGRSIQAKGIEPDIVVPHHVPEEKSATTEDRLVKEKDLKNHLEEEPPGDALESEEGPGPAQEPAQEAPEIETLEGTLTTAGLEADNQVVRAMEILISYDIFKNMKG